Part of the Coriobacteriia bacterium genome is shown below.
TGCTTCTGGAAAGACCATCGCATTCAGATCATAGACACGCCCGGCCACGTGGACTTCACCGTTGAGGTGGAGCGCTCGCTGCGCGTGCTCGATGGCACGGTTGCCGTGTTCTGCGCCGTGGGTGGCGTTCAGCCGCAGTCCGAGACGGTGTGGCGCCAGGCGGACCGCTACGGCGTTCCGCGCATGGCCTACATCAACAAGATGGACCGCACCGGTGCGGACTTCTTCAACGTCATCAAGATGATGAAGGACCGCCTGGACACGCGTCCGGTGCTCCTGCAGCTGCCGATCGGCGCCGAGGACAAGTTCACGGGCATCATCGACCTCATCGAGATGAACGCCATTCATTTCAACGAGGACGACAAGGGCATCAACCCCTCGATCGAGCCGATCCCGGCCGACATGCTCGATGACGCCGAGCTCTATCGCCACGAACTCGTGGAGGCCGCCGCCGAGTACGACGACGACCTGCTCGAGAAGTTCCTCGGCGACGAGGAGATCGGCAAAGACGAGCTCAAGGCCGCGCTGCGCAAGGCGACCGTGGACTGCGCGATCACGCCGGTCGTGTGCGGCGCGTCGTTCAAGAACAAGGGCGTCCAGGCGCTCCTCGACGCCATCCTCGATTACCTGCCGTCGCCGCTCGACATCCCCCCCGTGAAGGGCACCTCGGTGCGCGACGGCTCGGAGGTCACGCGTGCTGCCGACGACAAGGAGCCGTTCGCCGCACTCGCGTTCAAGGTCATGACCGACCCGTTCGTGGGCAAGCTCACCTACTTCCGTGTGTACTCCGGCACGATGACCTCCGGGTCGCATGTGCTGAACTCCACCAAGGGCCACAAGGAGCGCTTCGGGCGGCTTCTGCAGATGCACGCGAATCACCGTGAGGATGTCGACCAGGTCTTTGCCGGCGATATCGTCGCGGCTGTGGGCCTCAAGAACACAACCACCGGCGATACGCTGTGCGATGACAGCCACCCGGTGCTGCTCGAGTCGATGGTCTTCCCGGACCCGGTCATCGACATCGCCATCGAGCCCAAGACCAAGGCCGAGCAGGACAAACTCGGCACCGCGCTCGCCAAGCTCTCGGAGGAAGACCCGACGTTCCGCGTCCACACCGACGAGGACACCGGGCAGACGATCATCGCCGGTATGGGCGAGCTTCACCTCGAGATCATCGTCGACCGCCTCCTCCGCGAGTTCAAGGTCGAGGCGAACGTCGGCAAGCCTCAGGTCGCGTACCGTGAGACCGCCGGCAAGGAAGTCAAGGAAGTACACGGCAAGTTCGTCCGCCAGACCGGCGGTCACGGCCAGTACGGCCATGTCGTCCTCACCGTCACGCCGCAGCAGCCGGGCGACGGGTATGTCTTCGAGAACAAGATCACCGGAGGCACCATTCCGAAGGAGTACATCCCGGCCGTCGACAAGGGCATCCAGGAAGCGATCACCACCGGCGTGCTCGCCGGCTAC
Proteins encoded:
- the fusA gene encoding elongation factor G gives rise to the protein MALKRTPLDMTRNIGIMAHIDAGKTTTTERILFYTGRTHKIGEVHDGAATMDWMVQEQERGITITSAATTCFWKDHRIQIIDTPGHVDFTVEVERSLRVLDGTVAVFCAVGGVQPQSETVWRQADRYGVPRMAYINKMDRTGADFFNVIKMMKDRLDTRPVLLQLPIGAEDKFTGIIDLIEMNAIHFNEDDKGINPSIEPIPADMLDDAELYRHELVEAAAEYDDDLLEKFLGDEEIGKDELKAALRKATVDCAITPVVCGASFKNKGVQALLDAILDYLPSPLDIPPVKGTSVRDGSEVTRAADDKEPFAALAFKVMTDPFVGKLTYFRVYSGTMTSGSHVLNSTKGHKERFGRLLQMHANHREDVDQVFAGDIVAAVGLKNTTTGDTLCDDSHPVLLESMVFPDPVIDIAIEPKTKAEQDKLGTALAKLSEEDPTFRVHTDEDTGQTIIAGMGELHLEIIVDRLLREFKVEANVGKPQVAYRETAGKEVKEVHGKFVRQTGGHGQYGHVVLTVTPQQPGDGYVFENKITGGTIPKEYIPAVDKGIQEAITTGVLAGYPVVDIKVQLVDGSYHDVDSSEMAFKIAGSMGIKEALRKSSPVILEPVMAVEVDTPEDFMGDVMGDLSSRRGHIEGMEPRGNAQLVRGKVPLANMFGYATDLRSRTQGRAAYTMQFKAYEPVPKSIADEIVAKAGGEQS